atattttattgtgcAATTTGTCATGTCATGAAATGATGGAAATCCAACGACGTTTGATaattatcgagccccgtttgaactttAGGggttcataggatacaaatgacatgtcattatggTTTccatgtttcaggtgctggtcttgaatgtcctgcAGATGGCTGAGGTCCGACATGTGTTGAGCatactccacagctcatgtaagcagcatcgtgtagcttacatcccgacccacagcttgtgtgaacaGGCTCATTTCaaagctcgtgtgagcaggctcatttcacagctcgtgtgaggaaaaatgtaaaagaaagaaaaggttaTGATTATATGTCtagcacactttgtgtaagCTATCCCGCGTAtctgatgatattctaaatggttcaacgagcatgaaaaaggaaagaaaaggtatgtgttcaatatgaaccaagacatgtaTTTATGAAGTACATTGAAATGGTGAGATACATGAAAAGTATGTTATGTtatgatggatgataaatccaattgaatcatgctcaagtataatggttatccatgttaaattcatacgaattgtgtttaaatgaactaacatgtgttattgatgtgcttaggcttgtgccaagcttgtggttatgATTAATGTGTATGCTTAtgcttgtactatgcatatgaaatgggtaagaaaaggggatgaaatggtaagttcataattgagatgtattatgatgttataaaacGTTTGATGTGATAAATGGTGTACTTATATGTGAGAAGTTTATTTATGCTATGAAAGAATTTACCtatatcatggataaatacactaattcGTGAAATGATAATGATGTTTAGGCTTATGCTAAGCATTTGGAATGGAagggaaagtaagtaaatagaatGATTCATAATCTTATGAAAAGGATGATGATTATGTATTATGACTTATAAATCCcaatatgttatatatgaatAGTATATGTGATGTTGATGAATATACTCAAATGTGAGTTGAATGGTGTTTAATAGGTTTATACCAGGTTTAAAGTATTGGTGTTAATCTATGTATTACAGTATTGAAGtgataagttatgtttcatgtCCTActagcttactaagcattcatttctTATGTAgttatctttctcttactttacagattgtcggaagctcgattggtttggaagcttgtcggagacctatcacactatccagggGTTAAATTGGTAGATTCTGATGTTttgatcaaggttataatggcatgtataggttgtcTTATGGTTTATAATAGTTGATGAGTTTGGCTTGTTTATGTCATCTTGGTTGATGTAAccttggtacttttgatgccttATTGGTGTGTGCCATTTTGACAATGTGTTAATGCATGTTTGAGTGGCCAAAATGGTAGGCAATGAATTGACCTCAATATGGTTAAGTTATGGTAtgctttggaaaggttttgaatagatgtgcatgattgaaatattgtttgCATATATGTTGGTTGTTGGTACCATTTGGAAATGGCTAGATTTGTGCTATTTAGATGGATTTGATGCACGTGAGAAATGGTCCAAATAGTAAGGTTATTTTGATATGGCATGATTCTAATATGGCATgcttaaatatgcacatgtttggGTATGTTTGGAATGACCATATTTGTATGTTTATATGGGACTAAGTGGAGTTATGCTTTGAGATAGATATGAACTATTAGTAATGGTATAAATGTGGTCAatttaaatgtttctgatttagtcctgaatcgtttctaaagtgtttctaaggcctcgagggctagaataagggacgatatgcatatgtttgaatggattatgttatgatttataaaatgattGGAATTGAAATATTTGAGTTACGtttttatggtaatgctccgtaagtCTATTTCGgggatggatatgggttaggtgTGTTACATTAATACTCATACGAGGTAACATAGGGACATTAACTGATATGtgatgttgctcacacaagcttcagAGAACCGCAACACATGCGGGACCTTTAGCCATCGAAACGGTATCCATCATTAGTACATAATACatgctaaataaaaaattgacttGAAGCCTGCTAAATATACACCATCTCGAAGCATGCTAAATATAAACTGACACAAAGCCTGATacaccctaatgacatgtcatttgtatcttaactattcactaagttcacacgGGCTTATTCTACTTTTTCCAagacatttaataattaactttaTCTTAATGAATCATTAATCATCCCaacattaaatttcatattatcaaacatgtaataaatttaacataaataatataacaaatgTAATACGGACTTACCAAAATGCGACAGCTAAAGACACGCGACGACGATTACTTGACGACTTTTTCTTTCCCCCTCTTATTAACAAATTGGTCTGTTTCTTtatctaattataataatttaatgcaattaactaatttaaacatcttaaaacaaataaattcatgcAACTAAcccttttataaaattttacacatttaccctaaattttcaccttttattcaatttagtccctagagCCAAAATTCTCACAATTATCATAAATCAGCCCAAAACACCTGTTCCAAATTCTAAAGGGTCCCTATACAACccacttttactattttatctcaaaaatgacatgttttacaattttgacaacttagtccttaaactttaaaattaactaaaatcactttactatatagtcttatttaactatcaaacttaataatctatcataaaaatttaagaacaaaaaaaattcatctatGGTAAAATTCTAAACATGTAACAATTTTACGAATTAATTCCCAGGTTAGCTAGCTTAAGCTACAACgaaatcaaaaacataaaaattactaaaaacggatTGAAAAAAATACCATGCATCAAATTAAGCTTGTCTGAATACTAAAGGAGTTTAGCATTGGTGGTTTCGATTGcctcaaacaaaaaaatttgaagaagatgaacaagttttctttatttagtttatacttattaatttatttaccattttacccattaaaactaaatgaaatttcaaaacatacctTACTGAAACTGCCCACTATAAGCACTTATTGTCTAATTACTAATTAAAACCTCTATTCATGTGTTTATATCCATTTCACACATATAACACAATAATGGCTTACTTTTACaacctttacaatttagtccttttacttaattaactatctaaacattaaaattttctaactaaattttaatataacattttaataaccttataaataataaataaataataaaatactaactCACAAATCAGAATTGTGATCtcgaaaccaccatttttgacaccactgaaaaatgggctgttacacttATGCTAACTCATgcatatatattgtttatacCGAAACATACCAGTAGGAAAATTGATCACACTATGAATCTGAAACCATGAAAAGTGTAGTATGAATATGATATGTATGCATCCATATGAATGATTACTAAAGAAAATCTATGCgtgtatgaatgtttgaagAGGATAGTATGTATATTTGGTATGGAATCTGATTTAGTGTGTGtctaaaacaaaaacattatatagaaaaaaaaaagagagtactAATTATCCAATAACAACAATGAAACTTACGTGATCTAATTCAGTGTgttgggaaaatttttgaaattcaagTCTTTAACATAAACAATCTTATTGTGTTGCAAATCTCCGTATAAAAACAATTTGCTTGATATTTCAGTATGGAAGTTCTCCAACAGAATGGTGGCTCATTTTATAGCAAATACTACCTCGGACATCAAACATAACTTCAATATGTTGGAAAATATTAGACATGACAAgtctgagttttttttttaaatgcgaCTTATTAGAagcatttttaaaaacattttaggCTTCTTAGTCTGAAAATTATCCTGGGATTCCCAGGGAGTTGGAAAACTATCTTAGGTTTTGGAATTTTTCACGGGTGCATTTCCCCTCTTTCATTTTCAACCCAAACACTAACTCGTGAAAAATTTCCAAAACTCGGGATAGTTTTTAGACACCTCGGGAATCTTGggataattttcaatttcaactgGTACATTGTTTGTTTTTTCTATTCTTTCCCTCATTGTTACCTATATAAAGGGGGTTTTGTTCCCCCTACTCCATCAACTCTCTCAGCCTtcatccctaaaccctaaaaaatatctCCTAAATTGTTTTTCGGCTGagtgttgaatttttttgatggaaatattaatttatgctTGAGGGAGACAATGTGATAGTTTTAAGGTGTGTTTGAGTTCACGATGATGCAATGCTGCTCGGGGACTCCCATATTTCATCTGCAATGTGGGGATCGAACCATCACCTTAGAAGCCCATTGTATTACAACTTGACCTCTAGTTCACGTGGTTATATGTTCACGGGTTGAAGTATAAGTAGGGGTCCTAGTTGACGGTGGTTATGTGGTCACGTGTTAGAGTATAAATATCGAGCCCAGTTGATGGTGGTATGTAGTCATGAGTTCAAGTTTCATGCTACCTGAATAGGATGCTTTATAAACCCTATACATAAGTTTGAGATCATAATCATAAAGGAAAACTAATGGGCTTTCTAGTATAACCAACTTATTCTTTTTTCATCCCTACCAAAGTAGTATCCTTAACCTCCCTATTCGAAACCTGTGACAGAGTTGGGGACAAGTGGACTTTCATGGGGAGGAGTGACTGTTTTAGTGGAGAAAAGCTAAAGGTCATTTCGGGGCTAAAGTGGTTGCTATGATTAAAGAACTATTTAATAACTACCACCGCTGTCAGCTCGACTCAAGTTTTACCTTCTCACCATCGCCACAGTCACTCCCCCTTGACAATTGTCTTGCATCCAACTTTATCATAGGTTTTGGACAATTAGGTTTAGGACACTACTTTTATAGGAGATGGCAAAAAAGAATAAGATGATTATACTGGAAAGTCCCTTTgtttttccctatgattatgGTCTCAAACTTATGTATCGGGTTTATAAAGCATCCTCTTTAGGTATCATAAAACTTGAACTTATTACCGCATACCACTATCAACTAAGCTTCCTAGTTATACTCCAATCTGTGACTGTATAACCACCACCAACTAGGACCCCAACTTATACTTCAACCCATGATTGTATAAGCACTGTGAACTCCGAGCCTGAGTTGTAATGTGTTGTGCTTCTAAGGAAATGATTCCATCTCGACACGATAGATGAAATATGTGGGTCTCCAAGAACTATTGCATCACCGTTAACTCAAATATACCTTTAAGCTATAATGCCTACCTCAAACACAAATGCTGTCATGTCTTTCACCCCAAATTTCCaaccttaaactttaaaaaaaccctaaacccttagaAAAGgtagaggagagagaaaatgaaattgtgTGCAATAGGACACATTTTCATCTGACATGGTAGGAAAAGGCATCCAGTAGGATGCGTTTTTAGTTGAGTTGGCAGATAAATGCGTCCCACAAGGCGTGCTTTTAGCCACCTTAACAGAAAACGCATTCAGCAAGAAGCGTTTGCgctttttttattcaaaatcaatctatttctctaaatattttagaaactggctcatttcccttttttttttatatttgacattttcatcaaatttagttagaaaattttggtaGAGACTCAATTCCCTAGAAATCTATCTAGAATTGATTTTCTCAGTGCTCACTTCTCTCACATCAATCGATCTATTCTGGCTgaattaaaaatggaaaaagataaaatcaatCTGATGTAAACCGATTTAGCCACATCCACCGCTCACTTTCATTTTGCTCAAAATCATTACACAAtgatttatctatttattacttaaattgataaagtaaaatatttgaaattgaaattgatgttaGTGAGTGTGTAAAAAATGAACCATTGATTCGGCCTAAACTATTGTCTCGAGAAATGCGTACTAGTTTAgtaattaatcaaaacatgtactagattgaaattttgttataatatttgTATTGTTGGGTAAAAAAAACATCTGACTGATTACATCATAAGTCATTCAAAATAGGAAGGAGAAAAAATTAGTTTTGCTTATTACAGGGAAAAAATATCTGTAATATTTTTctgcaaaatttggaaaagaaaaaaatcatccaaacaGAAGACGTATTGAAACGCTTCCTATCCACATTGTGCCTATGCATTTTTTCTTACTGATTTGATGAACTTAAATGATGACAGAGGATGCCTCTCATAAACTCAGAGGTTGCCTCATTGTATCATTGCCATCTAAATATTGTTTAACCGCATCTCTCATGTCCTTAAAACCATCGCAATTCCTTTCGAAGAACACCATCAGCTTCTCCAATTCCCTGTcttctatgtcatcttcaaatctttttatGGGGATCGCATTTGCAGGTTGCAAAGTGTAGGATTTAGGGTTATCGTCAACAATCACAACTTGTTTAAGGTCTCTCCCGATTTTCGACAAGTCCTTAATAAATCTTCCTCGCCCTAATTGCTTGCATGAATCTCTGTATAAACGGTGAGATATCAAGCCTTTGGGGTCGAGAATATCGAGCAGTAATGAGGCGTATGGCTCAAGCCCAGCGGTGAAAACTACCACCTCGTATTTCTTACTGATTGCATCCAAGAATTCATCCACCCCGGGTCGTTTCAATACGTAGAAGTTCATCATTAAACCATAAATGCTTGGTTTAATCAT
This genomic stretch from Gossypium raimondii isolate GPD5lz chromosome 6, ASM2569854v1, whole genome shotgun sequence harbors:
- the LOC105772384 gene encoding uncharacterized protein LOC105772384; the protein is MTLKMEKKMQKKSIMRDSNYDYQHHRQLLPRNNNHQRKRSSILKRKYFSVISFITKSIKKCHRGLIEFFSKLEGGKHRGKGFVILHREEAGRCQTNLSARLQLEFKDDVDLPNILALGEKNWTRLLPPLASDKMRTIVLDLDETLVHSSPDPPPETYDFMIKPSIYGLMMNFYVLKRPGVDEFLDAISKKYEVVVFTAGLEPYASLLLDILDPKGLISHRLYRDSCKQLGRGRFIKDLSKIGRDLKQVVIVDDNPKSYTLQPANAIPIKRFEDDIEDRELEKLMVFFERNCDGFKDMRDAVKQYLDGNDTMRQPLSL